A section of the Methanoregula formicica SMSP genome encodes:
- a CDS encoding metalloregulator ArsR/SmtB family transcription factor: MEPCKKCAECNNLCEIVPQMAGTFKALGDLTRLQIIYILSTDTSGTLGVSELAARLKISQPAVSQHLKTLKAEGLVGSRRDGFYVYYTVNRERMMEFRNRFELMYASVMQQCSREMVRKATPGRPVRACVVFYSYSGVTRRVAEGIRNASGCDLVEVRTRAPYSSFTAYTTGVVRSRKGACDPIEPGEIDVSGYDLLIIGTPVWAWKPAPAINAAVQALRGCEGKMAVVFTTCINQPGEALPLLRKSLEERDVTVMAEISLNQDDAKNPDAGGELLRQIIAANPLRGMADGETGEGNSENADV; the protein is encoded by the coding sequence ATGGAGCCCTGCAAAAAGTGCGCTGAGTGCAACAATCTCTGCGAGATCGTCCCGCAGATGGCCGGGACATTTAAGGCACTCGGTGACTTAACAAGGCTCCAGATCATTTACATCCTTTCAACGGACACGAGTGGGACGCTCGGTGTCAGCGAACTTGCCGCCCGGCTGAAGATCTCCCAGCCAGCGGTCTCGCAGCATTTAAAGACCCTGAAAGCCGAGGGACTTGTCGGGTCGCGCCGGGACGGGTTCTACGTCTATTACACGGTCAACCGTGAACGGATGATGGAGTTCCGGAACCGTTTCGAGCTGATGTACGCAAGCGTGATGCAGCAGTGCAGCCGCGAGATGGTGCGGAAAGCCACGCCCGGCCGGCCGGTCCGCGCCTGCGTTGTCTTCTACTCATATTCAGGGGTTACAAGGCGGGTTGCCGAAGGGATCCGGAACGCGAGCGGCTGCGATCTTGTCGAGGTGCGGACACGGGCTCCCTACTCTTCCTTCACCGCGTACACAACAGGGGTTGTCCGTTCCCGGAAAGGAGCCTGTGACCCGATCGAGCCGGGCGAGATCGATGTATCCGGGTATGACCTCCTGATCATCGGGACGCCGGTCTGGGCCTGGAAGCCCGCACCGGCCATCAACGCCGCGGTACAGGCACTCCGTGGGTGCGAGGGCAAGATGGCCGTGGTCTTTACCACCTGCATCAACCAGCCCGGGGAGGCTCTTCCCCTCCTCAGGAAATCACTGGAGGAGCGGGATGTGACAGTTATGGCTGAGATCAGCCTTAACCAGGATGACGCGAAGAACCCGGATGCCGGCGGGGAACTGCTCCGGCAGATCATTGCGGCGAACCCGCTCAGGGGCATGGCTGACGGAGAAACAGGTGAAGGAAACAGCGAGAATGCGGACGTGTGA